One part of the Arabidopsis thaliana chromosome 1 sequence genome encodes these proteins:
- a CDS encoding paramyosin (unknown protein; BEST Arabidopsis thaliana protein match is: unknown protein (TAIR:AT3G49055.1); Has 71940 Blast hits to 38124 proteins in 2481 species: Archae - 1358; Bacteria - 12126; Metazoa - 32861; Fungi - 6786; Plants - 4024; Viruses - 195; Other Eukaryotes - 14590 (source: NCBI BLink).), with protein MANGADEDAVLSDVESDEPAPVVLKDSPREEASDERITELIAELDREKKAREAAESSKSELQVSFNRLKALAVEAIKKRDESKRERDEALKEKENLTNELENVNKGKDEMSKKLDEALRSRDGLKAEIENSSHMLVSGIEKISGKVSSFKNFSNGGLPKSQKYTGLTSVAYGVIKRTNEIVEELVRQIDTTAKSRNEAREQMDQRNYEIAIEVSQLESAISNLRLEVAEKASIVDDLERGVSEKEKRIAELEKGNLEKVSLLEGEVVELKQLVDEYDGKLKTMELKMVAQRPLLMDQLNLVSRIHDQLYEVVRIVDGNSSEQSDLSESFFMPQETEMEENIRASLAGMESIFELTKVVSGKAQSLVEEKSHELKNLNETVGLLVKEKEHIGTLLRSALSKRVIGEQPSQKRELFQAAENGLRDGGTDSKFAKLLKDGKVQDSRSDNTHDHSKEDNEIYSLASTLENIVKASQLEIVELQHLLEASREETSSLRKQLDTQTKELNQRMRQIEELKEKERIANENVEGLMTDIAAAEEEITRWKVAAEQEAAAGGAVEQDFTSQLYVLKEELEEAKQAIIESEKKLKFKEETAAAAMGARDAAERSLRLADNRATKLRERIQELNRKVEELETHRDMNTSNRARYACWPWQLLGIDFVGSRRIESGQESANEMELAEPLL; from the exons ATGGCTAACGGAGCCGATGAGGATGCTGTCCTCAGCGATGTCGAGTCCGATGAACCAGCGCCTGTTGTTTTAAAGGATTCGCCGCGGGAAGAAGCATCGGATGAGAGGATAACGGAGCTAATAGCGGAGCTTGATCGAGAGAAGAAAGCTCGAGAAGCGGCTGAGAGTTCGAAATCGGAGCTTCAGGTTTCGTTCAATCGGTTAAAAGCTCTTGCTGTAGAGGCAATCAAGAAGCGCGACGAGTCTAAGCGAGAACGTGATGAAGCattgaaggagaaggagaatcTAACAAATGAGCTTGAGAATGTTAATAAAGGTAAGGATGAGATGTCGAAGAAACTTGATGAGGCTTTGAGATCTAGAGATGGTTTAAAAGCAGAGATTGAGAATTCCTCGCATATGTTGGTTTCTGGGATTGAGAAGATATCTGGTAAAGTTAGCAGCTTTAAGAATTTTTCAAATGGTGGTCTTCCCAAGTCTCAGAAATATACAGGTTTGACTTCTGTAGCTTATGGAGTTATTAAGCGTACTAATGAAATCGTGGAAGAGCTTGTTAGGCAGATTGATACGACTGCAAAGTCGAGGAATGAAGCTAGGGAGCAGATGGACCAACGGAATTATGAGATAGCTATTGAGGTTTCTCAGTTGGAATCTGCGATCAGTAATTTAAGATTAGAGGTTGCGGAAAAGGCTTCGATTGTTGATGATTTAGAGAGGGGTGTgagtgagaaagagaagaggatTGCTGAACTTGAGAAAGGTAATTTAGAGAAGGTCAGTTTGCTGGAAGGTGAAGTTGTGGAGCTGAAACAGTTGGTTGATGAGTATGATGGGAAGTTGAAGACTATGGAACTGAAGATGGTAGCTCAACGTCCTTTGTTGATGGATCAGCTTAATCTTGTGTCAAGGATCCATGACCAGCTTTACGAGGTTGTAAGGATAGTTGACGGGAATAGTTCAGAACAGTCAGATTTGTCTGAGTCTTTCTTTATGCCTCAAGAGACAGAGATGGAGGAGAACATTCGAGCTTCTTTAGCAGGTATGGAATCCATCTTCGAACTGACCAAAGTGGTTTCTGGGAAAGCACAGAGTTTGGTGGAAGAGAAGAGCCATGAACTGAAGAATTTGAATGAAACTGTGGGTCTATTAGTTAAGGAAAAAGAACATATTGGTACTTTACTGAGGAGCGCTTTGTCCAAAAGGGTGATAGGAGAGCAGCCATCTCAAAAAAGAGAATTGTTTCAAGCTGCAGAGAATGGTTTGAGGGATGGTGGTACTGATTCTAAATTTGCTAAACTCTTAAAGGATGGGAAGGTTCAGGACTCTCGTAGTGATAATACTCATGACCATAGTAAAGAAGACAATGAAATATACTCCCTG GCCAGCACATTGGAGAATATTGTCAAGGCATCTCAGCTCGAGATCGTCGAACTGCAGCACTTGTTGGAAGCATCAAG GGAAGAGACTAGTTCTCTTAGAAAACAATTGGACACTCAGACAAAGGAGCTTAACCAGAGAATGCGCCAAATAGAAGAACTTAAAGAAAAGGAGAGGATAGCAAACGAAAAC GTTGAAGGGCTTATGACTGACATTGctgctgctgaagaagaaataacAAGATGGAAAGTAGCAGCCGAGCAGGAGGCTGCTGCTGGTGGAGCTGTTGAACAAGACTTCACGTCACAG CTGTATGTGCTAAAAGAAGAACTTGAAGAGGCAAAGCAAGCAATAATAGAATCAGAAAAGAAACTAAAGTTTAAGGAAGAGACGGCAGCAGCAGCAATGGGTGCAAGGGATGCAGCAGAGAGATCTCTGAGACTCGCAGACAATAGGGCGACTAAGTTGAGGGAAAGAATCCAAGAACTAAACCGTAAAGTTGAAGAATTAGAAACCCATCGAGATATGAATACTTCAAACAGAGCTAGATATGCGTGTTGGCCATGGCAACTTCTCGGGATTGATTTTGTGGGAAGTCGAAGAATTGAGTCGGGACAAGAAAGTGCGAACGAGATGGAACTCGCTGAACCTCTACTATGA
- a CDS encoding transmembrane protein, putative (DUF707) (Protein of unknown function (DUF707); CONTAINS InterPro DOMAIN/s: Protein of unknown function DUF707 (InterPro:IPR007877); BEST Arabidopsis thaliana protein match is: Protein of unknown function (DUF707) (TAIR:AT1G67850.2); Has 331 Blast hits to 330 proteins in 30 species: Archae - 0; Bacteria - 21; Metazoa - 0; Fungi - 0; Plants - 304; Viruses - 0; Other Eukaryotes - 6 (source: NCBI BLink).) produces the protein MGILSRSPISSRRSSDDSMKLFTTALFAIAFGIVIGLSFPSLWITETSLPRNLLRSIAISLRDSGIATPHKAIDISKACAERLPSGIIASESDLYLRRLWGNPDEDLVKQPRYLATFTVGYNQRHNIDACVSKFSENFTIVLFHYDGVTSAWNDEFEWSRNAIHISVKKQTKWWYAKRFLHPDIVARYDYIFIWDEDLGVDHFNAEEYIHIVKKHDLEISQPGLDPETGFNWQITKRREHSEVHKETDEKLDWCSNPPRPPCAAFVEIMAPVFSRDAWRCVWHMIQNDLVHGWGLDFALRRCVEEPAFEKIGIVDSQWIVHQFIPSLGNQGKADNGKAPWQGVRDRCQMEWKMFENRVEAAEKDYFRSLQVESPSNSTTSH, from the exons ATGGGAATCTTGTCACGCAG CCCAATTAGTAGTAGGAGATCATCAGATGATAGCATGAAGCTTTTTACAACAGCATTGTTTGCTATAGCTTTTGGCATTGTTATTGGACTATCTTTTCCATCTTTATGGATCACTGAG ACAAGTCTCCCGAGAAACCTTCTTCGCTCCATTGCTATCTCACTTAGAGATTCCGGAATTGCAACTCCTCACAAAGCCATTGATATCTCAAAGGCAT GCGCTGAGAGATTACCATCCGGTATCATTGCATCCGAATCGGACTTGTACTTGCGCAGATTATGGGGGAACCCTGATGAG GATTTAGTGAAACAACCGAGATATCTAGCAACATTTACAGTGGGTTATAATCAGAGACACAATATAGATGCGTGTGTTAGCAAG TTTTCAGAGAACTTTACTATTGTTCTGTTTCATTATGATGGCGTAACAAGTGCATGGAATGATGAGTTTGAGTGGTCGAGGAATGCAATACACATAAGTGTCAAAAAGCAGACAAAATG GTGGTATGCAAAGAGATTCTTGCACCCGGACATTGTAGCACGATACgattatatattcatatggGATGAGGATCTTGGAGTTGATCACTTTAATGCAGAAGA atACATACACATAGTGAAGAAGCACGACCTTGAGATTTCGCAGCCTGGTTTGGACCCAGAGACTGGGTTTAATTGGCAGATCaccaaaagaagagaacataGTGAAGTCCACAA GGAGACAGATGAGAAACTCGACTGGTGCTCTAATCCTCCCCGGCCTCCATGTGCTGC attcgTGGAGATAATGGCTCCTGTATTCTCAAGAGATGCATGGCGCTGCGTGTGGCATATGATCCAG aatGATTTGGTTCACGGTTGGGGTCTTGACTTTGCACTGAGAAGATGTGTTGAG GAGCCTGCATTTGAGAAGATAGGAATAGTAGACTCACAGTGGATCGTTCATCAATTTATCCCTTCCCTTGGCAACCAG GGGAAAGCAGATAACGGGAAAGCACCATGGCAAGGG GTGAGGGATAGATGTCAAATGGAATGGAAAATGTTCGAGAACAGAGTGGAAGCCGCGGAAAAGGATTATTTCAGATCGTTACAAGTTGAAAGCCCATCCAATTCAACAACTTCTCATTAG
- a CDS encoding transmembrane protein, putative (DUF707) → MGILSRSPISSRRSSDDSMKLFTTALFAIAFGIVIGLSFPSLWITETSLPRNLLRSIAISLRDSGIATPHKAIDISKIWEPSNPRGAERLPSGIIASESDLYLRRLWGNPDEDLVKQPRYLATFTVGYNQRHNIDACVSKFSENFTIVLFHYDGVTSAWNDEFEWSRNAIHISVKKQTKWWYAKRFLHPDIVARYDYIFIWDEDLGVDHFNAEEYIHIVKKHDLEISQPGLDPETGFNWQITKRREHSEVHKETDEKLDWCSNPPRPPCAAFVEIMAPVFSRDAWRCVWHMIQNDLVHGWGLDFALRRCVEEPAFEKIGIVDSQWIVHQFIPSLGNQGKADNGKAPWQGVRDRCQMEWKMFENRVEAAEKDYFRSLQVESPSNSTTSH, encoded by the exons ATGGGAATCTTGTCACGCAG CCCAATTAGTAGTAGGAGATCATCAGATGATAGCATGAAGCTTTTTACAACAGCATTGTTTGCTATAGCTTTTGGCATTGTTATTGGACTATCTTTTCCATCTTTATGGATCACTGAG ACAAGTCTCCCGAGAAACCTTCTTCGCTCCATTGCTATCTCACTTAGAGATTCCGGAATTGCAACTCCTCACAAAGCCATTGATATCTCAAAG ATATGGGAACCATCAAATCCTCGAGGCGCTGAGAGATTACCATCCGGTATCATTGCATCCGAATCGGACTTGTACTTGCGCAGATTATGGGGGAACCCTGATGAG GATTTAGTGAAACAACCGAGATATCTAGCAACATTTACAGTGGGTTATAATCAGAGACACAATATAGATGCGTGTGTTAGCAAG TTTTCAGAGAACTTTACTATTGTTCTGTTTCATTATGATGGCGTAACAAGTGCATGGAATGATGAGTTTGAGTGGTCGAGGAATGCAATACACATAAGTGTCAAAAAGCAGACAAAATG GTGGTATGCAAAGAGATTCTTGCACCCGGACATTGTAGCACGATACgattatatattcatatggGATGAGGATCTTGGAGTTGATCACTTTAATGCAGAAGA atACATACACATAGTGAAGAAGCACGACCTTGAGATTTCGCAGCCTGGTTTGGACCCAGAGACTGGGTTTAATTGGCAGATCaccaaaagaagagaacataGTGAAGTCCACAA GGAGACAGATGAGAAACTCGACTGGTGCTCTAATCCTCCCCGGCCTCCATGTGCTGC attcgTGGAGATAATGGCTCCTGTATTCTCAAGAGATGCATGGCGCTGCGTGTGGCATATGATCCAG aatGATTTGGTTCACGGTTGGGGTCTTGACTTTGCACTGAGAAGATGTGTTGAG GAGCCTGCATTTGAGAAGATAGGAATAGTAGACTCACAGTGGATCGTTCATCAATTTATCCCTTCCCTTGGCAACCAG GGGAAAGCAGATAACGGGAAAGCACCATGGCAAGGG GTGAGGGATAGATGTCAAATGGAATGGAAAATGTTCGAGAACAGAGTGGAAGCCGCGGAAAAGGATTATTTCAGATCGTTACAAGTTGAAAGCCCATCCAATTCAACAACTTCTCATTAG
- a CDS encoding RING/U-box superfamily protein (RING/U-box superfamily protein; FUNCTIONS IN: zinc ion binding; LOCATED IN: endomembrane system; CONTAINS InterPro DOMAIN/s: Zinc finger, RING-type (InterPro:IPR001841), Zinc finger, C3HC4 RING-type (InterPro:IPR018957); BEST Arabidopsis thaliana protein match is: RING/U-box superfamily protein (TAIR:AT1G67856.1); Has 35333 Blast hits to 34131 proteins in 2444 species: Archae - 798; Bacteria - 22429; Metazoa - 974; Fungi - 991; Plants - 531; Viruses - 0; Other Eukaryotes - 9610 (source: NCBI BLink).) — translation MGLSHFPTASEGVLPLLVMNTVVSITLLKNMVRSVFQIVASETESSMEIDDEPEDDFVTRRISITQFKSLCENIEEEEEEKGVECCVCLCGFKEEEEVSELVSCKHFFHRACLDNWFGNNHTTCPLCRSIL, via the coding sequence atgggtCTCTCGCATTTTCCAACAGCGTCAGAAGGAGTACTACCACTTCTGGTGATGAACACGGTTGTTTCAATCACTCTGTTGAAGAACATGGTGAGGTCTGTTTTTCAAATTGTTGCATCCGAGACTGAATCTTCCATGGAGATAGACGACGAGCCTGAAGATGATTTTGTTACTAGAAGAATCTCGATAACACAGTTCAAGTCTCTATGTGAGAAcatagaagaggaagaagaagagaaaggtgtGGAGTGTTGTGTGTGCCTTTGTGGGTttaaagaggaagaggaagtgaGTGAGTTGGTTTCTTGCAAGCATTTCTTCCACAGAGCTTGTCTAGACAACTGGTTTGGTAATAACCACACCACATGCCCTCTTTGCAGGTCCATTCTCTAG
- a CDS encoding DEAD-box ATP-dependent RNA helicase-like protein (unknown protein; Has 7 Blast hits to 7 proteins in 2 species: Archae - 0; Bacteria - 0; Metazoa - 0; Fungi - 0; Plants - 7; Viruses - 0; Other Eukaryotes - 0 (source: NCBI BLink).), which produces MVLGNSSSHKSHHHQHHNHHHRDSMKEFRAVFAAEEPIQGFEYADMRRSKSENMGTREVAKAEDVDKEAEQFIKFEHTKFSKWMTKSA; this is translated from the coding sequence ATGGTACTTGGAAACTCCTCCAGTCACAAATCTCATCACCATCaacatcataatcatcatcaccgGGACTCGATGAAGGAGTTCCGAGCTGTCTTTGCAGCCGAAGAACCAATCCAGGGCTTCGAGTATGCAGATATGAGGAGGTCAAAGAGCGAGAATATGGGCACTAGAGAGGTTGCAAAAGCAGAGGATGTTGACAAAGAAGCTGAGCAATTCATCAAGTTTGAGCATACGAAGTTCAGTAAGTGGATGACTAAGAGCGCCTAG
- a CDS encoding uncharacterized protein (unknown protein; BEST Arabidopsis thaliana protein match is: unknown protein (TAIR:AT1G67910.2); Has 115 Blast hits to 115 proteins in 17 species: Archae - 0; Bacteria - 0; Metazoa - 0; Fungi - 0; Plants - 115; Viruses - 0; Other Eukaryotes - 0 (source: NCBI BLink).): MNDKGNMETEASIAAMGLGGLSRQTSITKTICICSPTTHPGSFKCKLHRTPSLQRNKSVETNILQSLMTKPDHSK; encoded by the coding sequence ATGAACGACAAAGGAAACATGGAGACTGAAGCTTCCATAGCGGCGATGGGCCTTGGGGGTCTGTCCCGTCAGACCAGCATCACTAAGACCATTTGCATTTGCTCACCGACCACTCACCCGGGGTCATTCAAGTGCAAGCTTCACCGGACTCCTTCGCTGCAGCGTAACAAAAGCGTTGAGACTAACATTCTTCAAAGTCTCATGACAAAGCCAGATCATTCTAAGTAG